TCAGAACTGCAAACCCAATTAGCCCAACTTCACGAACAAATTGCCGCAGTTAATGAACATGAACTAGCAGTTTATGAGAAATTACGGCAACGCTTGAAAGTAGAACGCCAGTTATTATCAACCCTGCAAGAACAAGCAGTGGAAAATCGGCAAGAAGAATTTGTGATGATGTTGAGCTTTGCAGTGTCTGGAACACTGTTGAGTCTCAAAGGTAAAAACATCGCCGTATCTATACCCATCACAGCAGTATTAGTGGGAAAAATACCTGGTGGTGAAGCTCCTTATTTGATCTGCTTGGGGCAAGATAATCGCTGGTATGTGGTGACAACTAAGGATGTTGTCGATTTGTATGCTGAGTTGCCACGAGTGGATGTGCCAGAGCATATCGTACCACCTCCTGAATTGCTGTTAAAGCCGGGTCAATCGCTGCGTGGGAGTGAAGAAACATTTGCGATCGCCCAACGCATTCCTGAGTCTGGAGAAGGCTCAATATATATGCCTCCAGAAGTGGCTGAACAACTCAGTCGCGTTACCGCAGTCCAAGAGCAATTAGAAGCAAATCCCATCCATCAATCAGGCAATGTTAGCAAGATATTCAAACGCCGGGCGCGTTATGTGGAATTAGAAGCCGAACTTGAGGAATTACAATCACAAGTTGAGGAACACTCACAACGCCATTGGGAAGAATTTGTCAATTTAATTGCCATCTTGCAACAGTTTGACGCTTTAGATAATTTAGTCCCCACCAAATTAGGGCAAATTGCTGCCGCCATTCGGGGAGAAAATGAATTATGGCTGGGTTTAGTCTTTGAAAGTGGTGAATTGGAACATTTAGATCCGCACCATTTAGCAGCAGCAGCAGCAGCCTTAGTCATCGAAACCCCTCGCCCAGATAGTAGGGTACATTTTGAACTCAGTAACGAAGTAGTAGAAGCCTTGGCAAAACTGCGGAACATTCGCCGCAAAATATTTCAACTGCAACGGCGGTATAATGTCGCTCTGCCTATTTGGTTGGAATTTGAGTTAATTGCCATAGTGGAACAGTGGGCGCTGGGAACACCCTGGACAGAACTCTGTGAAAATACCACTTTGGATGAAGGCGATGTAGTGAGGATTTTACGCCGGACTTTGGATTTATTATCTCAGATACCCCACGTTCCTCATTTATCGAAAGATTTCCAGCGTAATGCTTATCGGGCGATGCAATTAATTGATAGGTTCCCAGTCAATGAGCAAGTCCTAAGTTGACAATTCATAGACAAAACTATACTTATATTGACAAAAATCAATATATATTTTAGGAAAAAATCAACTACTTGATATATAATACGGTGATATCAAGTATTGAATTGAGACTATTGCCGACGCGAAAACCAAGCAATGATGGTGGTAGTCTTTTTCAGAAACTTAATTGGAACACAATCGCGTCTGGCTAAGGCGTGAAAGTCTACTGAGGGATAACTGCTCCCATGCTCCCGTTGAAGTAGAAAGTAAAGTCTAGTTTTGTCTAGGTTTTATATAGCAGAATATAGGATGGTGGGTTACGCTGTCGCTTTAGCGTAGCCATGCCCCTTGGGCTATACCCACCCTACTGGCTGGCTGTATTTTGAGAATTTGTATATTTTCTATTTATTTAATAAAATAATTCTTCCTTATCAATCTAACAATAACATTTTAAAAAGCAATTGTCAACCCCCCAATACTCTATTTTTGCCGGGAAATAGAGAAAAAAATTAGGTATTTTTTATCTACTGTAGACAATTGATTTGGGGTAGATGAGATGATTTATGTGTAGACTGGAATTAATAAGAGAAGAAAATACTCAGGGAAATTATTTCAACTCCACCCAGGATTTATATATGAATTTCTCGTCAGCACGATTATATTTTTACCAGGAAATTCAACAGCCTGACGAGCAGATTGATTTAGCCAAGGCGGCTTTGTATATTGCTCAGGAAGAATATCCTGATCTGGATACTGCGGAATACCTCAACGCTCTCGATACAATGGCGGGTGAGGTTCAAGAATGTTTACCTGCGTCACCATATCCTCTGCGAATTATTCAAACTCTTAATGAATATCTCTATACTGATTTAGGATTTGCGGGGAATCAAACAGACTATTATGATCCGTGCAATAGCTTTTTAAATGATGTGATTGACCGTCGCATGGGGATTCCGATTACTTTGGCGCTGGTTTATCTGGAAATTGCCCGTAGGATTGATTTTCCTATGGTGGGGGTAGGAATGCCAGGACATTTCTTGATTCGTCCTGATATTCCAGATATGGAAATTTTTGTTGATGCGTTTAATGGTGGTGAGGTGATGTTTGCAGAAGATTGTGAAAACCACTTATCTCAAATGTTTCAGCAACCTGTGAGTTTACGACCTGAGTTTTTAGCCCCGGTAAGTAATCGGCAATTGTTGGCGCGGATGCTGACTAATTTGAAATATATTTACCTGAAACAACAAAATTTGGCAAAAAGTTTGGCTGCGGTTGAACGGATTTTGCGGTTGTTTCCGGAGATGATTTTAGAGGTGCGCGATAGCGCAAGCGCTGACTTGTCAGTTCGCGGTTTGCTGTATTATCAACTTGGTGAATATCATCAAGCTGCGGATGACTTGCAAAGTTATCTGGTCAAGGTTCCTCATGCTGAGGATGCAGTGGTAATTCGGCAATTACTGGCTGAGATGGGAAAGGATTAAACCTCACCCCCAACCCCTCTCCTTAGCAAGGAGAGGGGAGAATTTAAGGCAGTTAAAGACAGGCTAAACTAATGACAAATGACAAATGACTAATGACAAATGACTAATGACAAATGACTAATGACTAATGACTAATGACTCTGCAACTTGTTTGAGGCGACGTAGTTGGGCTTGCATATCTTTTTGAGTCCAAGATATGGCAAAGTTATTGAAGCCCCAACTGACTATGGGGTTAGGAATATCGTACTCAAAGCGGTTGACAAGAAGCGTATTTTGTGCTATTTGTTGGCATTCCCAGCGATCGCGCCCTTGAAAAAATCCCTGAAATTCCCAAACAACTAAACCCGGTTGCCGTTCTACGACGACACTTTTGAGAGTAGGTTTAAGTAAAGGAATTTGAATCACAAACAGACTTTCACTGCCAATCTCCGTACTCCATGTACCCACGGGTTCACAACATAGGGCGGGATTGAGCCAACGGTGCATGAGTGTTAAATCGGTAATGCACCGTTCCACTATTGTGGCTGTGGCATTAATTTGAATCGATTGCTCAAAAGCTTGGGACATTCCACATTTCTCATGCTGTTGCTTTACTTAGAATATCGCAAAATTTAGCACTTTTGTGACATTATCATCCCCCCCTGCTCCCTGCTCCCTGCTCCTCTGCTTCTTTTGCAATGGCTTGAGTGCAGACACAAATATACAAGTTACTTCTAAATACTGACAAACAGGCGATTTTGTGGGATATTGGTGAATAAAAGCAGAATATAAATCAAAAATTCAAAAAAATATCTTTGAGAGCAACTGCCTTTATGTGTTTATTGGCCATTTACTGGTAAATTGATAGGCAAAACATGAGTGAACTTACTGGGGCTAAGGATGATTTCATATCCAGCTATTCCATAAGTATTACAAGTGTTTTTTGGAGACATCTTACCTTAATAGCGGAAAACCATGAACACAACTTGGCAAGGTATAACCCAGTTGATAGACAGTGGTTTATCGATGAGAGTACAACATTTTTTGGCACAATCGCCAAGCCTGCCACTGGATCAAGAAAGAGTTAACGAAGGAATCACTGAAGTCCAAGGAATTATTGGACAGGTGATGGCGTTTACCCCCCGTTTATTAGGGGCGGCGGCACTTTTGTTAGTTGGTTGGCTGATTGCGGCCATCCTGGGCGCAGTCACCAAAAAAATTCTCGATAACACTGAGATAGATAATCGGATTGCTGCGGGGATAACGGGTCGTGAAGATGTTCCCCAGATAGAGAAATTAATCTCTGGCTTAGTCTTCTGGAGTATCATTTTAATCACAGTCGTAGCTGTTTTACAAACTCTAGAACTAGAGGTAGCCTCTCGACCACTGAATAATTTGCTTGACCAACTGATTGGCTTTTTGCCCAAGTTGGTTGGTGCGGGAATTCTTTTGGGAGTGGCTTGGTTAGTGGCGACAGTGGTCAAACTTCTGACGGTGCGAGGGTTACAAGCGCTAAGACTGGATGAGCGTCTGAATCAAGAAGCGCAAGACAATACACTCAACACCAACCAATTATCTTTGAGTGAGACCATTGGTAATGCTCTGTATTGGTTTATCTTCTTACTGTTTCTCGTGCCAATTTTGGATACCCTGGCGCTGAGACAGGCGCTATTACCGGTACAATCCTTAATTACAGAGATTCTGTCAATTCTGCCCAATATTCTAGGGGCGGGATTAATTGCCGCAGTTGGTTGGTTTATCGCTAATATAGTGCGGCGGATTGTTACCAACTTACTAGCAACCACAGGTGTTGACAATCTGGGAAGTCGCGTTGGACTTTCCCCAGCTTCAGGAATGCAATCTCTGTCAAGTATTATAGGCACGATTGTCTATATTTTGATTTTGATTCCTGTGGCGATCGCATCGCTGAATGCTTTGAGAATTGAGGCTATATCTGTACCTGCGATCGCTATGTTACAGCAGGTGCTAAATACTCTACCCGCCATCTTTACTGCGATCGCAATTTTAATTGTGTCGTTTTTCTTAGGGCGGTTTGTATCGGAGTTGGTGACTAGTATCCTCAGCAGTTTAGGCTTTAACAACATTTTCACCGTATTGGGTCTACCAACACTCAGTAGACAATCTGCAACAGTAGACGCAGAAACAGAAGCAGAAGCAACACCAAAACCAGCCAGCCGCACCCCATCAGAAATTGCCGGGATTGTGGCTTTAGTGGGTATTATGCTGTTTGCCACAGTAGCAGCAGTTAATATTCTGAATATCCCCGCCTTGACAACACTGGTAACAGGGATTTTAATTATATTGGGGCGGATTTTGGCAGGATTGATTGTATTTGCCATTGGTTTGTTCTTAGCAAATCTGGCGTTCCAACTGATTACCAGTTCCGGCGACCGCCAAGCCCGAATTTTGGGACAGGTAGCGCGGATTGCGATTATTACCTTAGTTTCGGCAATGGCATTGCAACAGGTTGGTATTGCCAGTGATATTGTGAATCTAGCCTTTGGACTTTTACTAGGTGCGATCGCTGTTGCAATTGCCCTATCCTTTGGTCTGGGTGGCCGTGATATTGCCCGTGAACAAGTTCAAGGTTGGCTTGACTCTTTTAAAAGTAAAGAGTAAAAGTATTACTTTCACCAGATAAGAATCATAAACTCTTTTAGACGTAGGTTGGGTTAAGGCTTTGGGAAACGCAACAAAACCAGGCATTCTTAGGATCGGGTTTCGTTCCTTAAT
The window above is part of the Nodularia spumigena CCY9414 genome. Proteins encoded here:
- a CDS encoding SirB1 family protein, whose amino-acid sequence is MNFSSARLYFYQEIQQPDEQIDLAKAALYIAQEEYPDLDTAEYLNALDTMAGEVQECLPASPYPLRIIQTLNEYLYTDLGFAGNQTDYYDPCNSFLNDVIDRRMGIPITLALVYLEIARRIDFPMVGVGMPGHFLIRPDIPDMEIFVDAFNGGEVMFAEDCENHLSQMFQQPVSLRPEFLAPVSNRQLLARMLTNLKYIYLKQQNLAKSLAAVERILRLFPEMILEVRDSASADLSVRGLLYYQLGEYHQAADDLQSYLVKVPHAEDAVVIRQLLAEMGKD
- a CDS encoding SRPBCC family protein translates to MSQAFEQSIQINATATIVERCITDLTLMHRWLNPALCCEPVGTWSTEIGSESLFVIQIPLLKPTLKSVVVERQPGLVVWEFQGFFQGRDRWECQQIAQNTLLVNRFEYDIPNPIVSWGFNNFAISWTQKDMQAQLRRLKQVAESLVISH
- a CDS encoding mechanosensitive ion channel, which translates into the protein MNTTWQGITQLIDSGLSMRVQHFLAQSPSLPLDQERVNEGITEVQGIIGQVMAFTPRLLGAAALLLVGWLIAAILGAVTKKILDNTEIDNRIAAGITGREDVPQIEKLISGLVFWSIILITVVAVLQTLELEVASRPLNNLLDQLIGFLPKLVGAGILLGVAWLVATVVKLLTVRGLQALRLDERLNQEAQDNTLNTNQLSLSETIGNALYWFIFLLFLVPILDTLALRQALLPVQSLITEILSILPNILGAGLIAAVGWFIANIVRRIVTNLLATTGVDNLGSRVGLSPASGMQSLSSIIGTIVYILILIPVAIASLNALRIEAISVPAIAMLQQVLNTLPAIFTAIAILIVSFFLGRFVSELVTSILSSLGFNNIFTVLGLPTLSRQSATVDAETEAEATPKPASRTPSEIAGIVALVGIMLFATVAAVNILNIPALTTLVTGILIILGRILAGLIVFAIGLFLANLAFQLITSSGDRQARILGQVARIAIITLVSAMALQQVGIASDIVNLAFGLLLGAIAVAIALSFGLGGRDIAREQVQGWLDSFKSKE